The following coding sequences are from one Humulus lupulus chromosome X, drHumLupu1.1, whole genome shotgun sequence window:
- the LOC133805726 gene encoding uncharacterized protein LOC133805726: protein MRNGKNMELNEDNPKGNSEPTSVQSSVEKEEKVQQQDGQFPQRFQKQQQDGQFRRFLDVLKKLHINIPLVEALEQMPNYVKFLNDILTKKRRLGEFEMVALTEGCSATLKNKIPPKLKDLGSFTIPISFGGREKLGIGEARPTTLTLQLADRSMVHPEGKIEDVLIQVDKFIFPADFIILDYEEDRDVSIILGRPFLATERTFIDVEK from the exons ATGAGGAATGGTAAAAATATGGAGTTGAATGAGGATAATCCTAAGGGAAACAGCGAGCCCACTTCAGTCCAAAGTAGtgtggaaaaggaagaaaaagtt CAGCAACAAGATGGTCAATTTCCTCAACGTTTTCAAAAGCAGCAACAAGATGGTCAATTTCGAAGATTTTTGGATGTTTTAAAGAAACTCCACATCAACATACCTCTGGTGGAAGCTTTGGAACAAATGCCTAATTATGTGAAGTTCTTGAACGATATTTTGACAAAGAAGAGGAGGCTTGGTGAATTTGAAATGGTTGCTTTGACTGAAGGTTGTAGTGCTAcattgaagaataaaattcctccAAAGTTGAAGGATTTGGGAAGTTTCACAATTCCAATTTCTTTTGGGGGACGAGAA aagttgggaattggagaagcaAGGCCAACTACACTCACCTTGCAATTAGCTGACCGTTCTATGGTGCATCCGGAGGGAAAGATTGAAGACGTCCTAATACAAGTTGACAAGTTCATTTTTCCAGCGGATTTCATTATTCTTGACTATGAGGAAGATAGGGATGTATCGAtcattttggggagaccatttcTTGCCACTGAGAGGACGTTCATAGATGTTGAAAAATGA